In one window of Caldisericota bacterium DNA:
- a CDS encoding cbb3-type cytochrome c oxidase subunit I → MARYFITAALFFLILGCLEGIMFPTKMYFKRFYSTFMHIPPEYLKPFFVDFVKKIHTHINLIGWVSSALMGILYYLVPKIQGDERYRVWACYANLWCHIAGIVLFCAGFHLIGSFGLATGFAHGTTEFRKAVTPFKSIVITGGLLIITSAFLFSYNIIRTLYGKGKPI, encoded by the coding sequence ATGGCAAGATATTTTATCACCGCCGCATTATTTTTCCTGATCCTAGGATGTTTGGAAGGAATAATGTTTCCGACAAAAATGTATTTCAAAAGGTTTTACTCCACCTTTATGCATATCCCACCGGAGTATTTGAAACCATTTTTTGTTGATTTTGTTAAAAAGATTCATACACATATCAACCTTATCGGATGGGTGAGCTCTGCACTTATGGGCATTTTGTATTATCTCGTTCCCAAGATACAGGGGGATGAAAGATACCGTGTGTGGGCATGTTATGCCAACCTCTGGTGTCATATTGCAGGGATTGTTCTTTTTTGCGCGGGTTTCCATCTCATAGGATCGTTCGGGCTTGCAACCGGTTTTGCCCATGGAACTACTGAGTTCAGAAAGGCCGTGACTCCTTTCAAATCCATTGTCATAACAGGTGGCTTATTGATTATCACATCTGCTTTTCTTTTTTCGTATAATATTATCAGAACCCTTTATGGAAAGGGCAAACCCATATAG
- a CDS encoding ABC transporter substrate-binding protein has translation MKNYIKNINSMALAFLFIMVTGLVLLSSQTAEAKRKIAPEKIKAIMVGDRLVDVAFNLGVLPEAMSVRCSMWPLCKELINTSQILGCPKCIVDKNPSIVSNTAKKRGIKRIIIEKHPNFCIYKPKVKPANVVPLLEGKGLTIEYVDFSDGLESAIRQTAKLLGCQSKADSLIDRYNKAMAKAKKGLPKAKLGKKVVIISGTYQSATGKTFLRVEMPGGYSDRFLLDPIGCINVGDVLKSETKKVDKGHFLIRKLNALAKAKPDVIVMTGNPFAVQKALAAAVKANPAMANVPAIKNTAIYSLPFYADSSVIEYPSILRQWTDALSN, from the coding sequence ATGAAGAACTACATTAAAAACATCAATTCGATGGCACTTGCTTTTTTGTTCATCATGGTCACAGGGTTGGTTCTATTATCCTCCCAAACGGCTGAAGCAAAGCGAAAAATAGCCCCAGAGAAAATAAAAGCAATCATGGTTGGCGACCGGCTGGTAGATGTTGCTTTTAACCTGGGGGTTCTCCCCGAGGCCATGTCCGTGCGTTGCTCCATGTGGCCATTGTGCAAGGAACTCATAAATACTTCCCAGATACTGGGTTGCCCAAAATGCATAGTCGACAAAAACCCATCCATCGTTTCAAACACGGCAAAAAAACGAGGCATCAAGCGAATTATTATCGAGAAGCATCCAAATTTCTGTATTTACAAACCAAAGGTCAAGCCGGCCAATGTCGTTCCCCTGCTGGAAGGAAAAGGCCTGACCATCGAGTATGTTGATTTTTCTGATGGCTTAGAATCGGCCATCAGGCAGACGGCTAAATTGCTTGGATGTCAGTCTAAAGCCGATTCCTTGATCGATCGCTACAACAAAGCTATGGCAAAGGCTAAAAAAGGTTTGCCCAAGGCAAAATTGGGTAAAAAGGTGGTCATTATCAGCGGAACTTATCAAAGCGCTACGGGCAAGACTTTTCTGAGAGTCGAGATGCCCGGGGGCTATTCGGATCGTTTCCTGCTCGATCCAATCGGCTGTATAAACGTGGGTGACGTTCTTAAATCGGAAACCAAAAAGGTGGATAAAGGCCATTTTCTAATCAGAAAGCTGAACGCCCTGGCAAAAGCCAAACCTGATGTTATTGTCATGACAGGAAATCCTTTTGCAGTACAAAAGGCTCTTGCTGCCGCGGTGAAAGCAAATCCGGCTATGGCCAACGTGCCGGCCATCAAAAACACGGCCATTTACAGCTTGCCCTTTTATGCGGATTCAAGCGTGATCGAATATCCGTCTATTCTGCGGCAATGGACAGACGCCCTGTCGAACTGA